In Antarcticibacterium arcticum, the genomic stretch GATTTTGACACTACCCGGGGAAAATACGGGCATCAAAAAATAATAAGCGCATTTGAGCAGGAAACCATTGATATATTGGTAGGAACGCAAATGCTTAGTAAAGGCTTGGATTTTAGAAAAGTTAAGTTGGTAGGGATCATGAATGCAGATACCCTGCTTAATTTCCCCGATTTCAGGGCGCATGAGAGAAGCTTCCAGTTAATGTTGCAGGTAGCAGGAAGGGCAGGAAGAACCCAAAGCAGGGGGAAGGTATTGATCCAAACCTACAATCCTCACCACCAGATTGTGAAACAGGTGTCTACCAATGATTATGAAGGTATGTACAGGGAACAATTGGAGGACAGGTATCAATACCAGTATCCGCCATACTACAAGCTTATAAAATTCACATTAAAAAGCAGGGATTATTCAAAAACCAATGATGCGGCAGATTGGCTGGCGAAAGGTTTGAGTATATCCTTCAGGGAAAATGTACTGGGGCCGGAATTTCCTCCGGTTGCCCGAATACGCAATGAATACTATAAGAACATCCTGCTCAAAATTCCTCCACATCAATCCCTGGGAAAGACCAAAACTTATATTGAAAAATTGCTTGCAAGTTTTAAGGCCATAGGAGCATGGAGAAGTGTGCGGGTAATTATAAATGTAGATCCTTATTAAGAAGGATTGAAAATATCAAAAGGTAACGGTTAGAAACAAAAAAATCCGGCTATAGGGGGCCGAATATTTTAAATTCCCTTTATTTTAAGTGGATCTAATCCTGCATTGCACTTAAAGCTTCAATTAGATTGGATTTTTTATGCCTGCTTAGTGGTAATTGTTGTTTATCTATTTCGATATTCTTACTGTTGTATCGCTCTACTTTCTCCAGGTTCACAATATAGGATTTGTGAATTCGTAAAAATTGCTCAGGAGGTAATTGGTTTTCAAAAGATTTCATAGTAGCAAGAACTACAAAAGTATCTTTCTCTGTTACAAATTTTACATAATCCCCCAGGGCCTCAATATATTTAAGCTTATTTAAAAATACCTTCCGGTTCTTTAAATTACTTTTCACAAAGATGAAATTCTCATCTTCTATAGGAGTGCCATTGTGTTTTAAATTATAAAGATTAATTGCTTTGGAAACAGCATTATTAAATCGTTCCCTGTTCACGGGTTTATGAATATAGTCTACCGCATCATAATCAAAAGCTTTGAAGGCATATTTGGTCTTTCCGGTAACAAAAATGATTTGTGGTTTATTGGGAAGATCATCTAATAATTCAAAACCTGTGAGAATAGGCATTTCAATATCAAGGAAAATAAGATCAACCTCTGTGTCAAGCAGGCCGTTCTTAGTTTCAATCGCATTATTGTATTCGGCTACCAATTTTAAATTGGGATGGTCTTTGATCAATTTTACAAGGGATAAACGTTGTAAACTTGAGTCATCAACCACAGCACATTTAAGTAGAGTTTCTTCCACGACAAAAGGTTAAGTATAAACAATATTAGGTATAAAATTTTATTAAAACAAGATAATACTGAATTTCATCGTCAAAATTTGTAGTTTACCGTAGAGGAAAGACTTTGTAGATATAAAAAAAGATGTTACTTTTGCAGCCAATTAATTTAAATCATATTTTTATGAATCATTATGAAACTGTTTTCATCTTGAATCCCGTTTTATCTGATGACCAGATAAAGGAAACAGTAAAGAAATACGAAGATTTTCTTGTTTCTAACGGTGCTGAGATGGTATCCAAAGAAAATTGGGGGCTTAAAAAACTGGCTTACCCAATTCAACACAAAAAAAGTGGTTTTTACCATTTATTTGAATTCAAAGCTCCGGGAGAGGTTATCAATCCTCTTGAAGTAGAATTTAGAAGAGAAGAGCGCATGATGCGTTACCTTACTGTACGGTTAGATAAGCATGCGATCGCCTGGGCAGAAAAGAGAAGAAACAGAAACAAAGAAAAAGCGTAGTTATGTCATCTATTGAACAACAAGCAAAAGGAAAAAAAGACGG encodes the following:
- the rpsF gene encoding 30S ribosomal protein S6, with amino-acid sequence MNHYETVFILNPVLSDDQIKETVKKYEDFLVSNGAEMVSKENWGLKKLAYPIQHKKSGFYHLFEFKAPGEVINPLEVEFRREERMMRYLTVRLDKHAIAWAEKRRNRNKEKA
- a CDS encoding LytR/AlgR family response regulator transcription factor, translated to MEETLLKCAVVDDSSLQRLSLVKLIKDHPNLKLVAEYNNAIETKNGLLDTEVDLIFLDIEMPILTGFELLDDLPNKPQIIFVTGKTKYAFKAFDYDAVDYIHKPVNRERFNNAVSKAINLYNLKHNGTPIEDENFIFVKSNLKNRKVFLNKLKYIEALGDYVKFVTEKDTFVVLATMKSFENQLPPEQFLRIHKSYIVNLEKVERYNSKNIEIDKQQLPLSRHKKSNLIEALSAMQD